The Pungitius pungitius chromosome 8, fPunPun2.1, whole genome shotgun sequence genome has a window encoding:
- the si:ch1073-335m2.2 gene encoding msx2-interacting protein isoform X2: MVRETRHLWVGNLPEHVREEKIVEHFKRYGRVESVKVLRKRGSEGGVAAFVDFVDIKSAQKAHNAVNKMGDRDLRTDYNEPGSVPSAVRGLEDGSPSSSRDVTGFTRGTVGPVFGPPVSLHTREGRYERRIDGSESRERAYDHSPYGHHERSGTFDRQRHYNADYYRDRSMFAAAGPASSAIAGSFEASDPHFDSRIRDPFTLTNSTRRDLYRDDRGRRVDRTYHHRRSRSSHSSQSRHPSPQRTTGQTPKAPHSPKRAPLSPGRGPQSRSHSRSSSSDSVSSTSSTGSGSDSNSSSSDGSRAHSVQSSTTHAPTQSSMGLDSDEPRRSFGIKVQNLPVRSTDTSLKDGLFHEFKKHGKVTSVQIHGASEDRYGLVFFRQQEDQEKALTVSKGKLFFGMLIEVTAWNGPETESENEFRPLDGRIDEFHPKATRTLFIGNLEKTTSYQQLLDIFQRFGEIVDIDIKKVNGVPQYAFVQYSDIASVCKAIKKMDGEYLGSNRLKLGFGKSMPTTCVWLDGLATSVTEQYLTRHFCRYGHVVKVVFDRLKGMALILYNNTDFAQAAVRETKGWKIGGNKIKVDFASQESQMAFYRSMQASGQDIRDFYEIPTERREERRPPYHEFTAERAYYENIRTPGIYPEEARRDFAARSRERFPELEHYQGDHFDPRYHEDPRDYRDYRDPFEQDIRKYTYIQRERERERERFEADRRWSPSQPRRPGTPTVSPSPSERAPRDAERRVYSQSSERSGSVSSMSPPHFDKTEKTVPELAAKSDKSSQPDRVAGAEKTKRVKRKEKGDKDKAEKIKSRKAKGQSPSNPPPETEIDTGFEGASGRGRGSDQDAPEKPKSKGDSESPTANPLSTVHHDPVKSEKAEMSKGEGLDVDGKNRLKKHLKPDIGNDGKDVSVDSDRLAARKRRFADSGGRTIRQKRSRHEEEEVFPSPDFGASASSTKESDTDKNKDSQRRDSRPKADKSGTQKDGQEDIRGQREKSEGSLDPLEAKGHPGHTSSKRFSHEGTTDQSGTREQEHPTAFKFAAQNADPDKSVKNKADHVDIDLSQSYRKQMEQNRRLHQQQQQRESDKSDRPGSPQGSETEDLEHRSLVHEVGKPPEDVTDNFPSHKLKKLDLFETDPGTKRERVYRSFRQKSEDPEWNSISSPGHQLFSHHVVEEDFVDPSQKESCPNEEKIHPDLELLVKRTHNTPVNKPNTPSLSVEEEQQKRWESRVKQELLPDLTFSRSLSKNVHNRKRLEYGIWHDLEPGEVRSDSEEDRENKPHSPMPSTSMPFTERPRVDRFSDPKLAHLERNKFYSFALDQTITPDTKALLERAKSLSSSREDNWSFLDYDSHFASLRNRKDTEKVESAPRPTPSWYMKKKKIRSGSEDKLDDRKEEPKPEEHERRELFASRFLHSPVFELDSRRLQHLERKHEEPEHAQNQHSGQPGSVDGELDSGPVVLFHSRFLELTRLQQKNKTPQLQEARGDAVPTVEIKVEKSAVQEDRPLESPETVQSVMEPEIKPISPAEELIPEPRVPPTSVPQSVVKDFPPPEETYVPLISAPDQCTPVLVIKEEVKEVKEPEPVVTTHHQLPEAPPPTEPAQMAAPEPSYSVDKHSPSEGKFHITEDVKPVFTETPCRRDSHDEFVSISEAELEPETTQVPEASSPTATSPLEKDKESHNVWRAEPEVETKPMPIDNDTNDEAVSPQKEYKMKNKKKQSPARVSPVPVVSTSGSEKPATRKSERIDKEKLKRGSSPRAESRSTGKSPIHSSEPDMSEPGISASRARRRNVKSVYATPVEDDAPVRSGKESESPRSGRKRGSDKDATQLPNIEQDPPAPIPATKRGRPPKNRRQGDESSTVKVEKSKMDNKDTDSNESEGAERIPRGSKGKSSPHGTKSSLNPMSTVLGLGSTRKGPKTEGADDDQEMDFTDEDSMALQDPSSSCKEEQTAKIDQKKEEKEELGRNKDVFRESKSNGNEPDSQVLEEKPTLEKDRIVRGKTKLTRTPKSPVLKNLKIRLNLTEVKDLLQLGDDDQEDSSKKLRPGDQGDLVSKSTNANKDEKENATLEKKELLESPKSLISQLELEQALRNISKLTDPDSPTEPPALPVPLTEGKLEPEEEKPSNPASETELMAAIDSITADGTVLTPAAPSRPDVAAEPEVQDLILPAKEIEPESNAPALQQEPVLSATPKKGRPKRSKVQKPVRKDSKEGPSISEELTTPLADSPPSTVKTAPATIPSAATTGVITSTTWKPELEPLAAKVSDVNAESETSSEEHMQQHKSVNPQSKSQMGPKPQQVSADCISPSLSPLANRPNIRPIQTSRIPVSPPDWRNPSKDPGVSSSPLVPLASKENQPLPSDSAIVDIDYGTSDLRQILMKHKNISLPGSSSTQSNLPTMRDQNPPESNLPSAAVTNKSPLSGSVMAAHPAPPIVRAPASLPSPETKSVISVIASTATSVISRVCNPPEPDDKANVNIVNPCVDMTLPKQAYRPSKDDTGSYHVPSVGDGGAARFIVDTLGAGSCPGLRVNTSQGVVVLSHSGQKTEGPQRISAKISPIPQAAAGDIESQPLVSIPQIKQDMYGHSHLGLQKGPSLQTDHGHPGKTQSTLSSIKQESTGLEKLESTYQSGPQGVVKRLTQGGQQVMSYHQEYMPIKHQKKMDSVDPHSTDGAKPSWTSAISPAISPHLPSPPGNHVGFGTAAGDRAPPHISGVKQEPRSPRKSGHPHTQFTKVSSPVGSSSPKGLPVMLSTGLPAMQQFITGVHHAEQSVIMPTHNVPGGLGRMSPHVNQSMPVGHLVQGDARVNTPPLSVMSYGMHSEPLASPWSGPMPPRPASPQAVGRDKVLKVNPGSLRGHDGEQEEARRFHQASARQSATQIKSEPMQSDPRGYMSQREIRALMQGERLATDSHSGHIQETLPSSAAPSSLPLSSSPRAHVLPKGVSEKDMTKNIEAKRAHSPLPKDGMVGIRQTGQAMASPQRVQLMAPGPSGSFPEYTGMYSNPRSIHPQVPETSAVGLNQPPLNVTPTTGAETQTKPDGKLSQPVNMVQLLTKYPIVWQGLLALKNDTAAVQLHFVCGNKALAHRSLPLQEGGALLRIVQRMRLEASQLESVARRMTGDSDFCLLLALPCGRDQDDVLSQTQALKAAFINYLQAKLAAGIINIPNPGSNQPAYVLQIFPPCEFSESHLSQLAPDLLNRISSISPHLMIVITSV, encoded by the exons ATGGTTCGGGAAACCAGACACCTTTGGGTGGGAAATTTACCCGAACACGTTCGAGAGGAAAAAATTGTGGAGCATTTTAAACG GTATGGGCGTGTGGAAAGTGTCAAAGTCCTGAGGAAGCGAGGGTCAGAGGGTGGCGTTGCAGCTTTTGTGGATTTTGTGGATATCAAAAGTGCGCAGAAGGCTCACAATGCTGTCAACAAGATGGGGGACAGGGACCTTCGGACTGACTACAATGAACCTGGGTCAGTCCCTAGTGCCGTTCGGGGCCTTGAAGACGGCTCACCCTCGAGCAGTCGAGACGTTACGGGATTCACTAGGGGAACAGTTGGTCCAGTGTTTGGCCCACCTGTTTCCCTTCACACCAGAGAGGGACGTTATGAACGCAGAATAGATGG CTCAGAAAGCCGTGAACGTGCGTATGACCACAGCCCATACGGACACCATGAGCGCAGTGGCACGTTCGACCGACAGCGCCACTACAACGCCGATTATTACCGCGATCGCTCCATGTTCGCTGCCGCCGGCCCGGCCAGCAGCGCCATCGCTGGGAGCTTCGAGGCATCAGACCCCCATTTTGACTCGAGAATCCGAGACCCCTTTACTCTGACTAATTCTACACGGCGTGACCTTTACCGAGATGACCGAGGACGACGGGTCGATAGGACCTACCATCACCGCCGGAGCCGATCATCTCATTCCTCACAGTCACGGCACCCTTCTCCACAACGGACCACGGGGCAAACCCCCAAAGCGCCTCATTCCCCTAAACGAGCTCCCTTGTCCCCCGGGAGAGGTCCACAATCTCGATCCCACAGCAGATCTTCGAGCTCTGACTCtgtcagcagcaccagcagcactgGCAGCGGCAG TGattcaaacagcagctcaagTGATGGATCGCGGGCACACTCTGTCCAGTCCTCAACCACACATGCTCCTACTCAGTCTTCAATGGGCCTTGACTCCGATGAGCCGCGCAGGAGCTTTGGAATTAAGGTTCAAAACCTTCCAGTGCGCTCCACTG ACACCAGTTTAAAAGACGGACTTTTCCATGAATTTAAGAAGCATGGGAAAGTGACCTCAGTGCAGATCCACGGAGCTTCAGAAGACCGCTATGGTTTGGTGTTCTTTAGGCAACAAGAGGACCAAGAGAAAGCCCTCACCGTCTCCAAAGGAAAGCTGTTTTTCGGGATGCTCATTGAAGTCACAGCTTGGAACGGCCCAG AAACGGAGAGTGAAAATGAATTCAGGCCCTTGGATGGGCGGATAGATGAGTTCCACCCAAAGGCCACAAGGACACTGTTTATTGGCAACCTTGAGAAGACCACCAGTTATCAACAACTCCTTGACATTTTTCAACGCTTTGGAGAAATTGTG GACATTGACATCAAGAAAGTGAATGGAGTTCCTCAGTATGCTTTTGTTCAGTATTCTGATATTGCCAGTGTCTGCAAGGCCATTAAGAAGATGGACGGAGAGTATCTGGGAAGCAACAGACTTAAG CTTGGCTTCGGAAAGAGTATGCCCACCACGTGTGTCTGGCTGGATGGTTTAGCAACCAGTGTGACAGAGCAATACCTCACACGGCATTTCTGCCGCTATGGACATGTAGTTAAG GTTGTGTTTGATAGATTGAAAGGGATGGCCCTCATCTTGTACAACAACACAGATTTTGCTCAGGCCGCTGTCAGGGAGACCAAAGGTTGGAAGATTGGTGGCAACAAGATAAAG GTGGATTTTGCAAGTCAAGAGAGTCAGATGGCATTCTACCGATCTATGCAGGCATCCGGTCAAGACATTAGAGACTTCTATGAAATTCCTACTGAGCGACG AGAGGAACGCAGACCCCCATACCATGAATTTACTGCAGAAAGGGCTTACTATGAGAATATCCGAACCCCTGGCATCTACCCAGAGGAAGCTCGAAGGGACTTTGCTGCTCGCAGCAGAGAACGTTTTCCTGAACTGGAACACTATCAGGGGGATCACTTTGACCCACGTTATCATGAAGACCCAAGGGACTACAGGGATTACAGAGACCCCTTTGAGCAAGATATCCGAAAATACACATATATTCAAAGGgagcgagaaagagagcgagaacgTTTTGAGGCGGACCGCAGGTGGAGCCCTTCCCAGCCGAGGCGACCCGGCACCCCTACGGTATCGCCTTCGCCATCTGAGCGCGCTCCCAGAGACGCAGAACGGCGGGTTTACAGCCAGTCCTCTGAGCGAAGTGGAAGTGTCAGTTCCATGTCACCACCACACTTTGATAAAACTGAAAAGACCGTGCCGGAACTTGCTGCGAAGAGCGATAAGAGCAGCCAACCAGATCGTGTAGCAGGTGCTGAGAAAACCAAACGTGTGAAACGAAAGGAGAAAGGGGACAAAGACAAAGCGGAGAAGATTAAATCTAGGAAAGCAAAGGGGCAATCTCCATCCAACCCTCCACCTGAAACCGAGATTGATACTGGTTTTGAAGGAGCGTCGGGAAGAGGAAGGGGATCAGACCAGGATGCTCCTGAGAAACCGAAAAGTAAAGGGGATAGTGAATCTCCTACTGCAAATCCATTGTCAACTGTTCATCATGACCCtgtaaaaagtgaaaaagctgaaatgagtAAAGGTGAGGGTTTAGACGTGGATGGAAAAAACAGACTCAAGAAACATCTAAAGCCTGATATCGGAAATGATGGAAAAGATGTATCTGTGGATTCTGATCGCCTTGCTGCAAGAAAAAGGCGCTTTGCTGATTCAGGTGGCAGGACTATTCGTCAGAAAAGAAGCagacatgaggaggaggaggtttttcCCTCCCCTGACTTTGGTGCCAGTGCCTCAAGTACCAAAGAGTCGGacactgacaaaaacaaagactcaCAACGGAGAGATTCAAGACCTAAAGCTGATAAAAGTGGCACTCAGAAAGATGGCCAAGAGGACATTAGAGGACAAAGAGAGAAGTCGGAGGGATCTTTGGACCCACTGGAAGCCAAAGGACATCCTGGGCACACTTCATCCAAACGGTTCTCCCACGAGGGGACCACAGACCAAAGCGGTACACGGGAGCAAGAACACCCTACCGCTTTCAAATTTGCTGCACAGAATGCCGACCCTGACAAAAGTGTTAAAAACAAGGCAGACCATGTTGACATTGACCTCTCTCAGAGTTACCGCAAGCAAATGGAGCAAAATAGACGCTTgcaccagcagcaacagcagcgcGAGTCTGACAAATCTGACAGACCAGGAAGTCCTCAAGGAAGTGAAACGGAGGACTTGGAACATCGCAGTCTTGTCCATGAAGTTGGTAAGCCCCCCGAGGATGTCACGGATAATTTCCCTTCTCACAAACTGAAGAAACTGGACCTATTTGAAACTGACCCAGGGACTAAGAGGGAGCGTGTCTACAGGAGCTTCAGACAAAAGAGTGAAGATCCTGAGTGGAACAGCATTTCCTCTCCAGGACATCAGCTCTTCTCTCATCATGTTGTAGAAGAAGACTTTGTGGACCCTTCTCAGAAAGAGTCATGTCCAAATGAGGAAAAGATTCACCCAGATCTGGAGCTGTTGGTTAAAAGGACACATAATACGCCCGTTAACAAGCCAAACACTCCTTCGCTTAGTGTGGAAGAAGAGCAACAAAAGAGATGGGAGAGCAGAGTCAAACAAGAATTGTTACCTGACCTGACTTTTTCTAGAAGTCTAAGTAAGAATGTTCACAATCGCAAACGTTTGGAATATGGCATTTGGCACGACTTGGAGCCTGGGGAAGTACGATCCGACtctgaggaggacagagagaacaAACCCCACTCTCCCATGCCGTCCACATCCATGCCCTTTACCGAGCGTCCAAGGGTTGACAGGTTTTCAGACCCCAAACTAGCACATCTCGAAAGGAACAAATTCTATTCCTTTGCACTTGATCAAACGATCACACCTGATACAAAGGCTCTGCTTGAACGGGCAaaatctctctcctcttccagaGAAGATAACTGGTCCTTTTTAGACTATGATTCTCACTTTGCAAGTTTACGCAACAGAAAGGATACTGAGAAGGTAGAATCTGCCCCCCGACCTACACCTTCCTGgtacatgaaaaagaaaaagatccgAAGTGGGTCTGAAGACAAACTTGATGACAGAAAGGAGGAACCTAAGCCGGAGGAACATGAACGCAGGGAACTTTTTGCCTCACGCTTCCTTCACAGTCCTGTCTTTGAGCTGGACTCCAGGCGACTTCAACACTTGGAACGCAAACATGAAGAACCCGAACATGCACAGAACCAACACTCTGGTCAGCCAGGGAGCGTAGATGGCGAACTTGACTCTGGCCCAGTTGTCCTTTTCCATAGTCGTTTTTTGGAACTGACACGACtgcaacaaaagaacaaaaccccTCAGCTGCAAGAAGCAAGGGGTGACGCAGTACCTACAGTTGAGATTAAAGTGGAGAAATCAGCTGTTCAAGAGGACCGCCCTTTAGAGTCGCCTGAAACAGTGCAATCTGTCATGGAGCCGGAGATTAAACCCATTAGTCCTGCTGAAGAGCTGATCCCTGAACCCAGAGTCCCACCAACCTCGGTTCCCCAATCGGTGGTTAAGGACTTTCCTCCACCAGAAGAGACATATGTTCCGTTGATCTCAGCCCCCGATCAATGTACCCCTGTGTTAGTCATAAAGGAAGAGGTAAAAGAGGTGAAAGAACCTGAACCCGTAGTAACCACACACCACCAGTTACCAGAAGCACCGCCTCCTACAGAACCTGCACAAATGGCAGCTCCCGAACCCAGTTATTCTGTGGATAAACATTCTCCATCTGAAGGGAAGTTCCATATTACTGAGGATGTGAAGCCTGTCTTTACTGAAACGCCGTGCCGCCGTGATTCTCACGATGAGTTTGttagcatttcagaagcagAATTGGAGCCTGAGACAACACAAGTGCCTGAAGCCAGTAGTCCCACGGCAACTAGTCCTctagagaaagacaaagagagccACAATGTTtggagagcagagcctgaggtAGAAACGAAACCAATGCCCATTGATAATGACACAAATGACGAGGCCGTCTCACCTCAGAAAGagtataaaatgaaaaacaaaaagaaacaatcaCCTGCCAGAGTTTCTCCTGTTCCTGTCGTATCTACTTCTGGTTCTGAGAAGCCAGCGACACGCAAGAGTGAGCGCATTGACAAAGAGAAGCTGAAACGTGGATCGTCCCCTAGAGCAGAATCAAGGTCAACGGGCAAATCCCCTATTCATAGTTCCGAACCGGATATGTCGGAGCCGGGGATATCGGCGAGCAGAGCGCGACGAAGGAATGTTAAATCTGTGTATGCCACCCCAGTTGAAGATGATGCGCCTGTTCGTTCTGGAAAGGAAAGCGAGTCGCCGCGCTCTGGGCGAAAGCGAGGTTCAGACAAAGATGCAACACAACTACCAAATATTGAACAGGATCCACCCGCCCCAATTCCTGCAACTAAACGGGGCCGTCCCCCCAAGAATCGCAGACAAGGCGATGAGAGTTCAACAGTTAAAGTAGAAAAATCTAAAATGGACAACAAAGACACAGATTCAAATGAATCGGAAGGTGCGGAACGAATTCCAAGAGGGTCAAAAGGAAAATCGTCCCCTCATGGCACAAAAAGTTCATTGAATCCAATGTCTACGGTTTTAGGATTGGGATCAACAAGGAAGGGACCAAAAACTGAGGGGGCTGATGATGATCAGGAAATGGATTTCACAGATGAAGATTCCATGGCTCTGCAAGATCCATCAAGTTCATGTAAGGAAGAACAAACTGCAAAAATTGatcaaaagaaagaggaaaaagaagaattaGGCCGAAATAAAGATGTTTTCCGTGAAAGTAAATCAAATGGGAATGAGCCTGATTCTCAAGTCTTAGAAGAGAAACCCACCCTGGAAAAAGACCGTATCgttagaggaaaaacaaagttgACTAGAACTCCCAAGTCTCCTGTTCTTAAGAACCTCAAAATCCGACTAAATTTGACCGAGGTGAAAGATCTTCTTCAGTTAGGAGATGATGATCAAGAAGATTCTTCAAAAAAGTTGAGACCAGGTGACCAGGGCGATCTTGTTTCAAAGTCTACTAATGCCAACAAAGACGAGAAGGAAAATGccactttggaaaaaaaagagcttctgGAATCTCCAAAAAGCTTAATTTCACAGCTGGAATTAGAGCAGGCACTGAGAAATATTTCTAAACTTACGGATCCAGATTCTCCAACAGAACCACCAGCGCTGCCGGTCCCGCTTACAGAAGGGAAACTTgagccagaggaagaaaaacctTCCAATCCTGCTAGCGAGACGGAACTCATGGCTGCTATTGACTCCATAACTGCTGACGGAACGGTATTGACTCCAGCAGCTCCATCGAGGCCAGATGTAGCTGCAGAACCTGAGGTACAAGATCTGATTTTGCCAGCTAAGGAAATTGAACCTGAATCCAATGCACCTGCTTTACAGCAGGAGCCTGTCTTGTCTGCTACACCCAAAAAGGGAAGACCAAAACGTTCTAAAGTCCAAAAGCCAGTAAGAAAAGATTCTAAGGAAGGACCTTCAATAAGTGAGGAATTGACGACTCCTTTGGCAGATAGCCCACCTTCCACTGTGAAGACAGCTCCTGCAACAATTCCATCAGCAGCAACTACCGGGGTCATTACTTCTACTACATGGAAGCCAGAACTGGAGCCTTTGGCCGCAAAGGTCTCCGACGTAAACGCAGAGTCAGAGACATCTTCTGAGGAACACATGCAGCAGCATAAATCGGTTAACCCCCAGTCTAAGAGTCAAATGGGCCCAAAGCCTCAACAGGTCTCAGCTGACTGCATCTCCCCTTCCCTGTCTCCCCTAGCCAACAGGCCAAATATCAGACCCATTCAAACGAGTAGAATTCCTGTTTCTCCCCCAGATTGGCGGAATCCGTCTAAAGATCCAGGAGTCTCCTCTTCACCTCTCGTGCCGTTGGCGTCTAAGGAGAACCAGCCTTTACCCTCAGACTCTGCAATCGTTGATATTGATTATGGCACAAGTGACCTGAGGCAGATTCTTatgaaacataaaaatattTCCTTGCCAGGCAGTAGTTCTACTCAAAGTAATCTTCCCACCATGCGCGATCAAAACCCCCCTGAAAGTAATCTTCCGTCCGCCGCTGTGACGAATAAGTCCCCCCTATCGGGGAGCGTAATGGCTGCTCATCCAGCGCCACCCATCGTTCGAGCTCCAGCCTCACTACCGTCTCCTGAGACAAAGTCTGTGATCTCTGTTATTGCGTCCACTGCCACCTCTGTTATCAGTCGTGTTTGCAACCCTCCCGAGCCTGACGACAAGGCAAACGTGAACATTGTGAATCCCTGTGTTGACATGACTCTTCCCAAACAAGCCTACAGGCCCAGCAAAGACGATACCGGATCATACCACGTTCCATCCGTTGGTGATGGGGGTGCTGCACGCTTCATCGTCGATACCCTCGGTGCAGGATCTTGCCCCGGTCTGAGAGTAAATACATCTCAGGGAGTGGTCGTATTAAGCCACTCTGGCCAGAAGACGGAAGGGCCGCAGAGGATTAGCGCAAAGATAAGTCCGATcccacaagcagcagcaggtgacatAGAATCTCAGCCGCTGGTGTCCATTCCCCAGATTAAACAGGATATGTATGGTCATTCGCATTTAGGACTTCAAAAGGGGCCCTCACTGCAGACAGACCATGGGCATCCTGGTAAGACACAGTCAACTTTGTCTTCTATTAAACAAGAAAGCACTGGCTTGGAAAAGCTGGAATCAACGTACCAGTCTGGACCTCAAGGGGTAGTGAAGCGTCTCACACAAGGTGGCCAGCAAGTAATGAGTTACCATCAAGAGTACATGCcaataaaacatcaaaagaaAATGGACAGTGTGGATCCTCACAGCACGGATGGAGCTAAACCTTCTTGGACCTCTGCCATAAGTCCTGCAATAAGCCCCCATTTGCCTTCTCCGCCCGGCAACCACGTGGGTTTTGGCACAGCGGCGGGTGACCGAGCGCCGCCCCACATCAGCGGGGTCAAACAGGAGCCGCGGTCCCCTCGCAAGTCCGGTCATCCACACACTCAGTTTACTAAAGTGTCGTCGCCCGTGGGCTCCTCGTCGCCCAAGGGCCTACCGGTGATGTTATCCACTGGCCTCCCCGCTATGCAACAGTTCATCACTGGCGTACATCACGCCGAGCAGTCGGTCATCATGCCGACTCACAATGTGCCCGGAGGCCTGGGACGGATGTCTCCTCATGTCAACCAGTCAATGCCAGTGGGGCACCTTGTCCAAGGGGACGCTCGGGTCAACACTCCACCTCTGTCTGTGATGAGCTACGGGATGCACAGTGAGCCCCTCGCCTCTCCGTGGTCTGGTCCCATGCCACCGCGGCCCGCCTCTCCCCAGGCTGTCGGCAGGGACAAGGTCCTCAAGGTGAACCCCGGTTCTCTGAGGGGCCACGACGGGGAACAGGAGGAAGCGAGACGCTTCCACCAGGCCTCTGCAAGGCAATCTGCAACGCAGATAAAATCGGAGCCTATGCAGTCTGATCCTCGCGGGTACATGTCCCAACGAGAGATACGTGCCCTCATGCAGGGAGAGCGTCTGGCCACTGACTCGCATTCTGGACACATTCAGGAGACCCTTCCCTCATCTGCTGCACCTTCCAGCCTGCCGTTATCCTCGTCTCCAAGAGCGCATGTTTTGCCCAAAGGTGTGTCTGAGAAGGATATGACAAAGAATATTGAGGCAAAGAGGGCACACTCTCCTCTTCCAAAGGATGGAATGGTGGGGATCAGACAAACTGGGCAAGCAATGGCGTCGCCACAGAGAGTTCAGCTAATGGCACCAGGACCCAGTGGCTCATTCCCTGAGTATACTGGGATGTACTCGAACCCAAGAAGCATCCATCCTCAAGTCCCCGAGACGTCTGCCGTTGGACTTAACCAGCCGCCACTGAACGTCACACCAACCACG GGCGCAGAAACCCAGACAAAACCAGACGGAAAGCTGTCCCAGCCGGTTAATATGGTGCAGTTGCTGACG AAGTACCCAATCGTGTGGCAAGGCCTGCTGGCATTGAAGAACGACACGGCTGCAGTCCAGTTACATTTTGTGTGCGGTAACAAAGCTTTGGCTCATCGCTCCCTGCCACTTCAGGAAGGAGGCGCATTGCTTAGGATCGTCCAGAGAATGAGGCTGGAGGCATCACAACTAGAGAGCGTGGCCCGAAGAATGACG GGGGACAGTGATTTCTGTCTTCTCCTCGCTTTGCCATGTGGACGAGATCAGGATGATGTCCTGAGCCAAACTCAAGCTCTTAAGGCCGCTTTCATCAACTACTTGCAAGCAAAGTTGGCTGCTGGTATCATTAATATCCCCAACCCAGGTTCCAATCAG CCTGCCTACGTGCTTCAGATTTTCCCACCATGCGAATTCTCAGAGAGCCACTTATCTCAGCTCGCCCCCGACCTCCTCAACAGGATCTCCAGCATCTCACCACACCTCATGATTGTCATCACCTCTGTGTAA